From a single Brassica rapa cultivar Chiifu-401-42 chromosome A01, CAAS_Brap_v3.01, whole genome shotgun sequence genomic region:
- the LOC103873110 gene encoding uncharacterized protein At3g43530 isoform X2 yields the protein MDSARKKKETSVKRRIEAVKKKRDAAKKKTETETAEKKRKRNSGVDGGSLSNPTKRARNTASPPEQEHQGDNSPAPSAELPSQADVESTRAPSEAKNPLQPPVTSLSISESATNCPSHRLDNHDEEIVSNNRDSHTPEAAIDHTAQRTEAEDMAVNPLRPNEFFFKPKDYRKSCKLQSRCHQYKFMTILGGLDESEKRWFLEHPQFKHLFHMVCTSTRKMMGLWMLLLRTISTHKSQQAWFAVNGVPIRYSIREHGLISGLYCHQYPENYQSGLNMMFAEKQFRKMFMKKLKKLKNKKKKPEEEELKVTVQDVEEKLSQMKLDRTNDRLKVAILYFLATVIDGKSKYGGPIDPFLLQIVDDLELCNKFPWGRFTFDHCMKEIKHVKDRLRRGLPENPKWTFPGFINPLEILAFECIPVLKAEFREPVPNYDPSCPRMCKWKFTSTGTTEYALEELYKALGNTKTISSILPPIEREQQVINQKMDEGCWEDMELLDDGDDDDAIVDVWNKFIVQERGQIFWEDICMEDIKSRSLEIEQLEGDQLEEEEHEAGNEPEEHEAGNEPPRIVGGEAVAELESLKETVMSLMSLMTTMEGNVNNKLEGFDRRLKMLEGDSIGREGFENMDFQYNEDGGTSGQQEKGNEDEEDEDDGKEAEHDDDNGEKDDTEKEHEDEEAEDDGNEHEDEDNDEKDHDEEAEDDGNEHENDGKELEKELEVQPEKEATDDAEEYTLRVMEAAAEKVEAEAAENVEAEAARKEAMTRPKRVLKPSHLQKSPFVKK from the exons atggactccgcgagaaagaaaaaagaaacatcaGTGAAAAGAAGGATAGAGGCcgtgaaaaaaaagagagatgcggcgaagaagaagactgaaacCGAGACCgcagagaagaagaggaagagaaacaGTGGTGTCGACGGTGGGTCCTTGTCGAATCCAACCAAGCGGGCTCGGAACACCGCATCTCCACCGGAACAGGAACATCAAGGCGATAATTCCCCAGCACCATCAGCGGAATTGCCTTCTCAGGCCGATGTCGAGAGTACTCGGGCACCTAGTGAGGCCAAGAATCCACTGCAACCTCCAGTAACCTCACTTTCAATCTCAGAATCTGCCACAAATTGTCCTTCACATCGTTTAGACAATCACGATGAGGAGATTGTATCCAACAACAGAGATTCACACACACCCGAGGCTGCCATTGACCATACTGCGCAAAGAACG GAGGCTGAGGATATGGCGGTAAACCCCCTTAGACCAAATGAGTTTTTCTTCAAACCGAAGGATTATCGGAAGTCTTGTAAGCTTCAATCAAGATGCCACCAATACAAATTCATGACGATCCTTGGGGGGTTAGATGAATCAGAAAAGAGGTGGTTTCTTGAACACCCACAGTTCAAgcacttgttccacatggtttGCACCTCAACTAGAAAGATGATGGGATTGTGGATGTTGCTACTCCGCACCATTTCTACGCATAAGAGTCAGCAAGCGTGGTTTGCTGTAAATGGTGTTCCTATTCGGTACTCGATCAGGGAACACGGTCTCATCTCAGGTTTATACTGCCACCAGTATCCTGAAAATTATCAGAGTGGCTTGAACATGATGTTTGCGGAGAAACAGTTTAGGAAAATGTTCATGAAGAAGCTGAAAAAGctgaagaataagaagaagaaaccagaGGAAGAGGAACTAAAGGTGACAGTTCAGGATGTGGAAGAGAAGCTTTCGCAGATGAAGCTAGATCGTACCAATGACCGGCTGAAGGTGGCTATTCTGTACTTTTTGGCCACAGTTATAGATGGGAAGTCCAAATATGGAGGCCCCATCGATCCTTTTCTTCTGCAAATTGTTGATGATCTAGAGCTGTGTAATAAATTTCCATGGGGACGTTTCACGTTTGATCACTGCATGAAAGAGATCAAACATGTGAAGGATCGTCTTAGAAGAGGACTGCCCGAAAACCCGAAATGGACATTTCCTGGGTTCATCAACCCTTTAGAG ATATTGGCATTTGAATGCATTCCTGTCCTGAAGGCAGAATTTAGAGAACCTGTGCCAAACTACGACCCTAGTTGTCCAAGAATGTGCAAGTGGAAGTTCACATCAACTGGGACAACAGAATATGCACTGGAAGAACTTTATAAGGCTCTTGGAAACACAAAG acaaTTTCTAGCATTTTGCCACCAATTGAACGTGAGCAGCAAGTTATCAACCAGAAAATGGACGAAGGATGTTGGGAAGATATGGAACTTTTAGATGAtggggatgatgatgatgcaatTGTTGATGTATGGAACAAGTTCATAGTTCAGGAAAGAGGGCAGATATTTTGGGAGGATATATGCATGGAAGATATTAAGTCTCGAAGTCTAGAGATAGAACAGCTAGAAGGAGATCaactggaggaggaggagcatgaGGCTGGGAACGAGCCTGAGGAGCATGAGGCTGGGAACGAGCCTCCGAGGATTGTCGGTGGAGAAGCTGTGGCAGAACTTGAAAGTTTAAAAGAAACGGTGATGAGTCTGATGAGTCTGATGACTACAATGGAAGGGAATGTTAATAACAAGCTTGAGGGTTTTGACAGAAGACTAAAAATGTTGGAAGGAGATAGTATTGGGAGAGAAGGTTTTGAAAATATGGACTTTCAATATAATGAAGATGGTGGAACGTCTGGACAGCAAGAGAAAG GTAATGAGGACGAGGAGGATGAGGATGATGGGAAGGAGGCTGAGCATGATGATGATAATGGCGAGAAGGATGATACTGAGAAAGAGCATGAGGACGAGGAGGCTGAGGATGATGGGAATGAGCACGAGGACGAGGATAATGACGAGAAGGATCATGACGAGGAGGCTGAGGATGATGGGAATGAGCATGAGAACGATGGGAAAGAGCTTGAAAAGGAGCTAGAGGTGCAGCCAGAAAAAGAGGCAACTG ATGATGCCGAGGAATATACACTTCGAGTAATGGAAGCAGCTGCAGAGAAGGTTGAGGCAGAAGCTGCAGAGAACGTTGAGGCAGAAGCTGCGAGAAAAGAAGCAATGACGAGGCCAAAGAGGGTGTTGAAGCCTTCACACTTGCAGAAGTCTCCTTTTGTTAAGAAGTGA
- the LOC103873110 gene encoding uncharacterized protein At3g43530 isoform X1: MDSARKKKETSVKRRIEAVKKKRDAAKKKTETETAEKKRKRNSGVDGGSLSNPTKRARNTASPPEQEHQGDNSPAPSAELPSQADVESTRAPSEAKNPLQPPVTSLSISESATNCPSHRLDNHDEEIVSNNRDSHTPEAAIDHTAQRTEAEDMAVNPLRPNEFFFKPKDYRKSCKLQSRCHQYKFMTILGGLDESEKRWFLEHPQFKHLFHMVCTSTRKMMGLWMLLLRTISTHKSQQAWFAVNGVPIRYSIREHGLISGLYCHQYPENYQSGLNMMFAEKQFRKMFMKKLKKLKNKKKKPEEEELKVTVQDVEEKLSQMKLDRTNDRLKVAILYFLATVIDGKSKYGGPIDPFLLQIVDDLELCNKFPWGRFTFDHCMKEIKHVKDRLRRGLPENPKWTFPGFINPLEILAFECIPVLKAEFREPVPNYDPSCPRMCKWKFTSTGTTEYALEELYKALGNTKTISSILPPIEREQQVINQKMDEGCWEDMELLDDGDDDDAIVDVWNKFIVQERGQIFWEDICMEDIKSRSLEIEQLEGDQLEEEEHEAGNEPEEHEAGNEPPRIVGGEAVAELESLKETVMSLMSLMTTMEGNVNNKLEGFDRRLKMLEGDSIGREGFENMDFQYNEDGGTSGQQEKGNEDEEDEDDGKEAEHDDDNGEKDDTEKEHEDEEAEDDGNEHEDEDNDEKDHDEEAEDDGNEHENDGKELEKELEVQPEKEATDDAEDDGKEPQKELDVQPEKEATDDAEEYTLRVMEAAAEKVEAEAAENVEAEAARKEAMTRPKRVLKPSHLQKSPFVKK, from the exons atggactccgcgagaaagaaaaaagaaacatcaGTGAAAAGAAGGATAGAGGCcgtgaaaaaaaagagagatgcggcgaagaagaagactgaaacCGAGACCgcagagaagaagaggaagagaaacaGTGGTGTCGACGGTGGGTCCTTGTCGAATCCAACCAAGCGGGCTCGGAACACCGCATCTCCACCGGAACAGGAACATCAAGGCGATAATTCCCCAGCACCATCAGCGGAATTGCCTTCTCAGGCCGATGTCGAGAGTACTCGGGCACCTAGTGAGGCCAAGAATCCACTGCAACCTCCAGTAACCTCACTTTCAATCTCAGAATCTGCCACAAATTGTCCTTCACATCGTTTAGACAATCACGATGAGGAGATTGTATCCAACAACAGAGATTCACACACACCCGAGGCTGCCATTGACCATACTGCGCAAAGAACG GAGGCTGAGGATATGGCGGTAAACCCCCTTAGACCAAATGAGTTTTTCTTCAAACCGAAGGATTATCGGAAGTCTTGTAAGCTTCAATCAAGATGCCACCAATACAAATTCATGACGATCCTTGGGGGGTTAGATGAATCAGAAAAGAGGTGGTTTCTTGAACACCCACAGTTCAAgcacttgttccacatggtttGCACCTCAACTAGAAAGATGATGGGATTGTGGATGTTGCTACTCCGCACCATTTCTACGCATAAGAGTCAGCAAGCGTGGTTTGCTGTAAATGGTGTTCCTATTCGGTACTCGATCAGGGAACACGGTCTCATCTCAGGTTTATACTGCCACCAGTATCCTGAAAATTATCAGAGTGGCTTGAACATGATGTTTGCGGAGAAACAGTTTAGGAAAATGTTCATGAAGAAGCTGAAAAAGctgaagaataagaagaagaaaccagaGGAAGAGGAACTAAAGGTGACAGTTCAGGATGTGGAAGAGAAGCTTTCGCAGATGAAGCTAGATCGTACCAATGACCGGCTGAAGGTGGCTATTCTGTACTTTTTGGCCACAGTTATAGATGGGAAGTCCAAATATGGAGGCCCCATCGATCCTTTTCTTCTGCAAATTGTTGATGATCTAGAGCTGTGTAATAAATTTCCATGGGGACGTTTCACGTTTGATCACTGCATGAAAGAGATCAAACATGTGAAGGATCGTCTTAGAAGAGGACTGCCCGAAAACCCGAAATGGACATTTCCTGGGTTCATCAACCCTTTAGAG ATATTGGCATTTGAATGCATTCCTGTCCTGAAGGCAGAATTTAGAGAACCTGTGCCAAACTACGACCCTAGTTGTCCAAGAATGTGCAAGTGGAAGTTCACATCAACTGGGACAACAGAATATGCACTGGAAGAACTTTATAAGGCTCTTGGAAACACAAAG acaaTTTCTAGCATTTTGCCACCAATTGAACGTGAGCAGCAAGTTATCAACCAGAAAATGGACGAAGGATGTTGGGAAGATATGGAACTTTTAGATGAtggggatgatgatgatgcaatTGTTGATGTATGGAACAAGTTCATAGTTCAGGAAAGAGGGCAGATATTTTGGGAGGATATATGCATGGAAGATATTAAGTCTCGAAGTCTAGAGATAGAACAGCTAGAAGGAGATCaactggaggaggaggagcatgaGGCTGGGAACGAGCCTGAGGAGCATGAGGCTGGGAACGAGCCTCCGAGGATTGTCGGTGGAGAAGCTGTGGCAGAACTTGAAAGTTTAAAAGAAACGGTGATGAGTCTGATGAGTCTGATGACTACAATGGAAGGGAATGTTAATAACAAGCTTGAGGGTTTTGACAGAAGACTAAAAATGTTGGAAGGAGATAGTATTGGGAGAGAAGGTTTTGAAAATATGGACTTTCAATATAATGAAGATGGTGGAACGTCTGGACAGCAAGAGAAAG GTAATGAGGACGAGGAGGATGAGGATGATGGGAAGGAGGCTGAGCATGATGATGATAATGGCGAGAAGGATGATACTGAGAAAGAGCATGAGGACGAGGAGGCTGAGGATGATGGGAATGAGCACGAGGACGAGGATAATGACGAGAAGGATCATGACGAGGAGGCTGAGGATGATGGGAATGAGCATGAGAACGATGGGAAAGAGCTTGAAAAGGAGCTAGAGGTGCAGCCAGAAAAAGAGGCAACTG ATGATGCTGAGGATGATGGGAAAGAGCCTCAAAAGGAGCTAGACGTGCAGCCAGAAAAAGAGGCAACTG ATGATGCCGAGGAATATACACTTCGAGTAATGGAAGCAGCTGCAGAGAAGGTTGAGGCAGAAGCTGCAGAGAACGTTGAGGCAGAAGCTGCGAGAAAAGAAGCAATGACGAGGCCAAAGAGGGTGTTGAAGCCTTCACACTTGCAGAAGTCTCCTTTTGTTAAGAAGTGA
- the LOC103873136 gene encoding uncharacterized protein LOC103873136, whose amino-acid sequence MTQGQLLVKAGNKNGGEAARKPLRITMPHFDNSALIQNYDKTLIGKCMNPQEQDVTALIIMLPKIWKVEDRVAGADLGLGRFQFDFNNEEDIEEVLKMQPYHFYYWMISLVRWKPVMEKSYPTEITFWVRVLGVPLQYWAEPTFESIGGALGNVVEVDLEYGRVKVVVDGAQCLCFETSVDFCGGEFYGGGEELIALRYEKLFGYCSMCFSLCHDMTKCPLNMESPKGKIEAREARTERGGERAASYKGVVINGNDGRREQNNEGRAYQGKGKGKMVEDDETNWVRVSGRDTRRPSADGSRFKGEEIDSRYRRPRHELNRNSIQDGRYRSSGFRGVRRERSPRENFLNQERSKGRTYEGTMRSSQPLEPVVTNREASQQREGDVILAPVKGLGADQVCMRNEVVENGLDVINEVMLEQETLVKTDDMDTDENDPSLKEGVVTIEGEEEFQDVTDEEADGNQALVQGDSAASVEIGEEGELEKIENTVGGGEEQRTKKEVVQRSSTCGWHFQDEDGAFSNLTAQTHSEQVDFQAGRGYEAWRGNKAWCGAGYFKP is encoded by the coding sequence ATGACTCAAGGACAGCTTCTTGTTAAGGCGGGGAACAAAAATGGTGGTGAAGCTGCCCGCAAGCCCTTGAGAATCACAATGCCTCATTTTGACAATTCGGCGCTCATCCAAAACTATGACAAGACCCTGATTGGCAAGTGTATGAATCCTCAGGAACAAGACGTCACGGCTTTGATCATCATGCTGCCAAAAATCTGGAAAGTGGAAGACAGGGTCGCTGGAGCTGATCTTGGTCTTGGAAGGTTTCAGTTTGATTTCAATAATGAAGAAGACATCGAGGAGGTCTTGAAGATGCAGCCGTACCACTTTTATTACTGGATGATCTCTCTCGTGAGGTGGAAGCCAGTGATGGAGAAGAGCTACCCCACGGAGATCACCTTTTGGGTCCGTGTCTTGGGGGTTCCGCTACAATATTGGGCAGAGCCGACTTTTGAAAGTATTGGAGGAGCTTTAGGTAATGTCGTGGAGGTGGACCTTGAGTACGGGAGAGTTAAGGTGGTCGTCGATGGAGCACAGTGTCTCTGTTTCGAGACATCAGTGGATTTTTGCGGTGGGGAATTCTACGGAGGAGGGGAGGAGCTGATCGCATTGAGATATGAGAAGCTCTTTGGTTACTGTTCTATGTGCTTCAGCTTATGTCATGATATGACAAAGTGTCCATTGAATATGGAAAGCCCGAAGGGAAAGATTGAAGCGCGGGAGGCAAGAACCGAGAGGGGTGGAGAACGAGCAGCAAGTTATAAAGGGGTTGTTATCAATGGTAACGATGGTCGTCGGGAGCAAAACAATGAGGGCAGAGCTTATCAAGGGAAGGGTAAGGGGAAAATGGTGGAGGATGATGAGACAAACTGGGTCCGTGTGTCAGGAAGAGATACCAGGAGGCCGAGTGCTGATGGAAGCCGCTTCAAGGGTGAGGAGATAGATTCACGCTACCGTCGGCCCAGGCATGAGCTCAACAGGAACTCCATTCAGGATGGGCGTTACAGGTCTTCAGGGTTCCGAGGAGTGAGAAGAGAACGTAGTCCtcgagaaaactttctaaatcaGGAGAGGAGTAAGGGGCGCACTTATGAGGGCACCATGAGATCTTCTCAACCCTTAGAGCCAGTGGTAACAAACCGGGAAGCGTCTCAGCAGAGAGAAGGCGATGTGATTTTGGCACCTGTCAAAGGGCTCGGAGCTGATCAGGTATGTATGAGGAACGAGGTGGTCGAGAATGGACTTGATGTTATCAATGAAGTAATGTTGGAACAGGAAACTTTGGTGAAAACGGATGATATGGATACTGATGAAAATGATCCTTCACTGAAGGAGGGGGTGGTGACCATTGAGGGGGAGGAGGAGTTTCAGGATGTTACGGATGAGGAGGCTGATGGGAACCAGGCTCTAGTACAAGGTGACAGTGCCGCCAGTGTTGAGATTGGTGAAGAGGGAGAGCTGGAGAAGATAGAGAATACGGTTGGGGGGGGAGAAGAACAAAGGACCAAAAAAGAAGTTGTTCAAAGGAGTTCCACTTGTGGTTGGCACTTCCAAGATGAGGATGGTGCATTCTCTAATCTCACCGCGCAAACGCATTCAGAGCAAGTCGACTTCCAGGCAGGGAGAGGGTACGAAGCATGGCGAGGGAACAAAGCATGGTGCGGAGCAGGGTACTTCAAACCCTAA
- the LOC103873383 gene encoding uncharacterized protein LOC103873383, giving the protein MDSSGAVVIHFDHGGDRHISTLVIKGRYEEITYSHLVDRICKKMNIDVAATKLQLSYFPLVVDNKRPCYILDDEDVLGYLMEVDKKNRRSVLHVELSEIISENQSKEHFSMNEEILSDARANYGMVEVEELAIVPQKQSDGYEHEKSNGEGDEMDDREELAAVTPAEETIVNVEWDDGIDMSMDQEFATKKEVRDLVDRGVHSNCFEVDILKSNPVLYVLKCRGVGCRWYLRAAKLKNSAFFTIRKYRKMHTCSRGEGSIIKRGKRGTPSLVASVVHADYPGQFKTPDPTTIISLVKNKLGVKVSYSTALRGKHQAVSDLRDNPEESFARLPSYLYMLEKMNPDTITRLVVDETNQFKYMFFALGACIEGFKAMRKVIIMDGTHLKGVYKGVLLIATAQDPDHHHYPLAFAVVDSEKNASWEWFLTILKTLIPDDPQLVFCTDRNQSIIKKVHEVYPLAIHGYCNYHLSNNVSGACSNVNKKGVAKKFRKIAGMYTQIEFRKCYNDFRSTYPQAAAYLDDSVHETKWARCKFPGERYNIDTTNTVESINGVLKEPRKYALLPMIDVVVGKIVEWFNKYRQLSLRVPERQILVSYVHGILHHNYPKAKKLEVRELNRFERHYNVIGKDGQGYFVDLSNGTCYCRCFDIDRYPCVHALAAIMARGEMAEHYCSRYYWMEQWTLAYYRTIYPVPHHSSWESYKIPEEIRSQVVFPPYVEKKKGRLQVTRFPSAGEYRRKKKKKYPPLVGENDGSDSDESSSEGSGSEGSGDEGGDNEGSGHDGNENNE; this is encoded by the coding sequence ATGGATAGTAGTGGAGCTGTGGTGATACATTTTGATCATGGTGGAGACCGGCATATTTCTACATTAGTGATAAAAGGAAGATATGAGGAGATTACTTATTCTCACTTGGTTGATAGAATAtgcaagaaaatgaatatcgaTGTAGCTGCGACAAAGCTTCAACTTAGTTACTTTCCTCTGGTCGTGGATAATAAGAGGCCTTGTTATATTTTGGATGATGAAGATGTTTTAGGATATTTAATGGAGGTAGACAAGAAAAACCGGCGTAGTGTCTTGCATGTGGAGCTTTCCGAAATCATCTCAGAAAATCAGAGTAAGGAGCATTTTTCTATGAATGAGGAAATTCTGAGTGATGCCAGAGCTAATTATGGTATGGTTGAAGTTGAGGAGTTGGCAATTGTTCCTCAAAAACAATCAGATGGGTACGAGCATGAGAAAAGCAATGGAGAGGGTGATGAAATGGATGATAGGGAGGAGTTGGCAGCTGTTACACCAGCTGAAGAAACAATTGTCAATGTTGAGTGGGATGATGGTATTGATATGAGTATGGATCAAGAATTTGCAACTAAGAAGGAAGTGAGGGATTTAGTGGACAGAGGAGTGCATTCGAATTGTTTTGAGGTTGATATATTGAAGTCGAATCCTGTTCTTTATGTATTGAAATGTCGTGGGGTTGGATGCAGATGGTATTTACGAGCTGCAAAGCTGAAAAACTCGGCATTTTTCACTATCAGAAAGTATAGAAAGATGCATACGTGTTCTCGGGGAGAGGGAAGTATAATTAAGAGGGGGAAAAGAGGCACACCAAGCTTGGTCGCATCAGTGGTGCACGCTGATTATCCAGGCCAATTCAAGACTCCAGATCCAACTACTATCATAAGTTTGGTGAAGAACAAACTAGGTGTCAAGGTTTCATATTCTACGGCTTTGAGAGGGAAACACCAAGCTGTCAGTGATCTGCGTGATAACCCTGAGGAGAGTTTTGCTAGACTGCCATCTTACTTGTACATGTTAGAAAAGATGAATCCTGATACCATTACACGATTAGTAGTGGATGAGACTAATCAGTTTAAGTATATGTTCTTTGCGCTCGGAGCTTGCATCGAAGGGTTTAAGGCGATGAGGAAAGTGATAATAATGGATGGAACTCACCTAAAGGGTGTGTACAAAGGAGTGCTTCTCATTGCCACTGCTCAGGATCCAGACCATCATCATTATCCCCTCGCTTTTGCAGTAGTAGATAGTGAGAAAAATGCGAGCTGGGAGTGGTTTTTGACTATATTGAAAACTTTGATACCAGATGATCCCCAACTTGTATTTTGTACTGATAGAAACCAAAGCATCATAAAGAAAGTACACGAGGTGTACCCATTGGCAATTCATGGATATTGCAATTATCACTTGTCTAATAATGTCAGTGGAGCATGCAGCAATGTTAACAAGAAAGGGGTTGCCAAAAAGTTCAGAAAAATAGCTGGTATGTACACACAGATAGAGTTCAGAAAGTGCTACAATGATTTCAGGAGCACGTATCCTCAGGCCGCCGCTTATCTAGATGACAGTGTTCATGAGACCAAATGGGCAAGATGTAAATTTCCGGGAGAAAGGTACAACATAGATACAACCAACACTGTTGAATCTATCAATGGTGTTTTAAAAGAACCAAGGAAATATGCGTTGTTGCCTATGATTGATGTGGTGGTGGGGAAGATTGTAGAATGGTTTAACAAATATCGACAGTTATCTTTGCGTGTACCAGAGAGGCAGATACTAGTCTCGTACGTGCATGGGATATTGCATCACAATTATCCGAAGGCAAAAAAGCTTGAGGTGAGGGAGCTAAACAGATTTGAACGTCACTACAATGTGATTGGAAAGGACGGTCAAGGTTATTTTGTTGATTTGAGCAATGGAACATGCTACTGTAGGTGTTTTGATATTGACCGGTATCCTTGTGTGCATGCACTTGCTGCCATCATGGCGCGAGGAGAAATGGCTGAACATTATTGTTCTAGGTATTACTGGATGGAGCAGTGGACTTTGGCATATTACAGGACAATATATCCAGTGCCTCATCATTCTTCATGGGAGAGTTACAAAATTCCTGAAGAAATCCGATCTCAGGTTGTCTTCCCTCCTTATGTTGAGAAAAAGAAAGGAAGACTACAAGTTACTAGATTCCCATCTGCAGGAGAATATCggaggaagaaaaagaagaagtatcCACCATTGGTCGGTGAAAATGACGGAAGTGACAGCGATGAAAGTAGCAGCGAGGGAAGTGGCAGCGAAGGAAGTGGCGACGAGGGAGGTGACAACGAAGGAAGTGGTCATGATGGAAATGAGAACAATGAATAA
- the LOC103873146 gene encoding xyloglucan endotransglucosylase/hydrolase protein 31, whose product MAFLVILLALLVFSHCGYSQRSPSPGYYPSSRVPTSPYDRDFRTQWGFQHQRREHDITTLWLDKASGSGFKSIRPYISGYFGASIKLQSGYTAGVDTSFFLSNHQEHPGDHDEVDIEFLGTTPGKPYSLQTNVFVRGSGDRNVIGREMKFNLWFDPTQDFHHYAILWNPNQVVFYVDDVPIRTYDRKNEAIFPTRPMWVYGSIWDASDWATENGRIKADYRYQPFVAQYRNFKLAGCTADRSNSCRPPSAAPTGNRGLSQQQMGAMAWAQRNFLVYNYCHDPKRDHTQTPEC is encoded by the exons ATGGCTTTTCTTGTTATTCTTCTAGCTCTCTTAGTGTTCTCCCATTGTGGTTACAGCCAACGTTCTCCTTCGCCAGGATACTACCCCAGTTCTCGAGTACCGACTTCACCATATGATCGTGATTTTCGAACTCAATGGGGATTTCAACACCAGCGCAGAGAACACGATATAACCACTCTTTGGCTCGACAAAGCTTCTG GGAGTGGATTCAAGTCTATCCGTCCGTACATATCGGGTTACTTTGGTGCTTCCATTAAACTTCAATCAGGCTACACAGCTGGAGTTGATACGTCTTTCTTT CTCTCGAACCACCAAGAGCATCCTGGAGACCACGACGAGGTTGATATCGAGTTTCTAGGGACAACGCCAGGGAAACCTTATAGCCTTCAGACTAATGTATTCGTTAGGGGAAGTGGTGACCGAAATGTCATCGGGAGAGAGATGAAATTTAACTTGTGGTTTGATCCTACTCAAGATTTTCACCATTACGCAATTTTGTGGAACCCTAATCAAGTAGT ATTTTATGTAGACGATGTACCCATACGTACGTATGATAGAAAGAATGAAGCTATCTTCCCTACAAGACCTATGTGGGTGTACGGATCGATATGGGATGCATCAGACTGGGCCACGGAAAACGGGAGGATCAAAGCCGACTATCGATACCAACCATTTGTTGCGCAGTATAGAAATTTCAAACTAGCGGGATGCACGGCAGACAGGTCTAACTCATGCAGACCACCATCAGCTGCACCTACGGGGAACCGAGGACTGAGCCAGCAACAAATGGGGGCAATGGCATGGGCACAGAGGAACTTCTTGGTCTATAACTATTGCCATGATCCTAAAAGAGACCATACGCAGACACCAGAGtgttaa
- the LOC103873100 gene encoding uncharacterized protein LOC103873100: MDQNNALLTWAYFSHGKTMEELRQALVYTTLELEQTKLVAQEELRKRDEQLIHLEDVLAKTLKERDEALEKCNNLIYDNLLLQPQHNQDHITPPLSGASSIEEEQLQPHQQNPNSNKSFSSSDTEESIMSPSVINPNQTSQVEIMATLLLEKPLPEKGSLLQAVLKAGPLLQTLLLAGPLPQWRHPPPPLESSEIPPVTLPPLLFESSVINNGCGNPNKRRAFSISDGSYSETKYESV, translated from the exons ATGGACCAGAACAATGCTCTTCTTACCTGGGCTTACTTCTCTCATGGAAAG ACAATGGAAGAGCTAAGACAGGCTCTTGTGTACACGACACTGGAGCTAGAACAAACGAAGCTCGTGGCTCAAGAGGAACTAAGGAAGAGAGATGAACAACTGATCCATCTCGAAGATGTTTTAGCCAAAACCCTCAAAGAAAGAGACGAAGCTCTCGAGAAATGTAATAATCTCATCTACGACAATCTCTTGCTTCAACCGCAACATAACCAGGATCATATCACTCCTCCTTTATCAGGAGCTTCAAGCATCGAAGAAGAGCAACTTCAACCGCACCAGCAGAATCCTAACTCAAACAAAAGCTTTTCGTCTTCAGACACCGAAGAAAGCATCATGTCCCCATCAGTGATCAATCCAAACCAAACATCTCAGGTAGAGATAATGGCTACTTTGTTGCTGGAAAAGCCATTGCCTGAAAAGGGAAGTCTTTTACAAGCTGTTCTCAAGGCAGGTCCATTGCTTCAGACACTACTCTTGGCTGGTCCCTTGCCTCAATGGCGCCACCCCCCACCGCCACTTGAGTCCTCTGAGATCCCTCCAGTCACCCTTCCACCGCTTCTGTTTGAGAGCTCAGTTATCAACAATGGCTGTGGGAATCCAAACAAGAGAAGAGCTTTCTCAATCTCAGATGGGTCTTATTCAGAAACTAAGTACGAGAGTGTTTAA